CGTGCGATAGCAGGTAGGAGTTTCCGCGGGCCGTATGAAGCGCGCAGCGGGTTCATCGCTCGATGACCTCGACGGTGTCCCCCGGTGAGAGAACGTGGTCGAGACCTACCTCCTGCCCTTCGTGTCGGGCGGACGGTCCCCAGATCCTCGCCCGCTCCGCGGAGGCGGCCAAGTCCTTGTGGATCGTCTCTGCAAGATCGAGGACCGTCGCGCCGTCAGGTACCGCATAGTCTACGGGATCGTCCGGCTCAGCCGGGTTTCTCGCCTTGATGACGATGCGTCCCACGAACGAGCACAGCGCCTCGCCGATCCTCGAGCGGACGCCTTCACCGAACGGATGCGCGAAGATGAGCGCCCCGCGCGCCCGTGTCCGGAGCTCATCGAGCGAGCCCGCGTCCGCCTCGTCGGCCCGCGTCGCCACCAGGACGGCCGGGCGCGCGTGCTCGCCGGAACCGATGCCCGCCGCCCCTGCCGGATCCCAGACCGCTCTCGTGTCGAGCTCCGTGAGACGCTCACCGATCACCCAGAGCACGAGTTCGAGGTCGGTTCGAAGGTCGACGACGACCGCGAGAAGACCGGCGTTCGAGACGGCCTCCTTCAGCCCGGCCGCATACGAGAGACTTGAGACGGGTTGGTCGTCGGAGAGCGGCGGGAGGTCGACGAGTTCGAACTCGTAAGCACCCACCGACATCATCCCGACGTTCGGCACGAGTGTCGTGTACGGATACGTCGCCGTCTCCGCCGGCGCGCCGGAGAGGGCGCAGAAGACGGTCGACTTCCCGGCGTTCGGAAGGCCGACAAGACCGACCTGAGCCAGTCCCCTCTTCCTCACGGAGAAAGGGTCCTCGTGGACTTCGCGGGATCCTCTGACGGCGATGACGCGTTCGAGCTCACGGACGCGTCTCGACAGCTTCTTGCCCAGCTCCTGGTATGGACCCTTGTACTCCGGCCAGTCGGCGAGATAGCCCCTCAGGATCGCGATCTCCTGATCGGGGGTCCTGCCCTTGGTCTCCTTCTTGATCTTGACCCGGAGGTCCTTGTGCGACATCGGCACGGCATCGTCCTCCACGATCCTCTCCCGCGGCGGCAGAACGGTCCGCTCGATCGGGCGACCGGAACTCCCGGTCGGGGTCACGTCCCGCTCAGCGGGAGACGCTCCCGACCCTCTTGTCGGCGTTGAAGATCGTCCAGTAATCGTCCTCGCTTGCCTCCGCCTCGTCCTCGCTGAAGCCGACGCGCTGCATGACGCGTACAACGAAGGCGTCGGCGTCCCGCTCCTGGTTGCGGCGGTCCGCTTTCGCCAGGTAGTAGTGCCCCCACTCGTGTGTGACCAGATACCAGGTACCGGTCACCGCCACCTTCGGGGCCCTGGACGCCATGTGATGGAGGTTGTGCACGAACCCGAAGTCGTAGACTGGGATGATGGCACGGTGCTCGTCGTCGGTCAGCGTCACCTGACCGCCCGTCGTGTCCCAGTGTCTGAGGCGCAGCGACCTCGAGGAGTAGGAATCCCGGATACGGAGCGCCCGGTAGACGAGCGTCCCCACCTGGCTGTGGACGGTCGCCATGTAGCGGAACCCGGAGCGGACCCGCTTCAGCCACGCGACCTCGCTGTCGAGCTTGGTGCTCACGTTCTGCCTCCGCACAGGGCCCATCCGGAACCTCGGACCGTCCTGAATCATAGCACGAAAAGGCGGGGACGGCACGAAGGCCGCCCCCGCCTGTGATGTTCGTTCGACATGCGCAGGAGAACCCGGTCGCCCGCCGGGCCCTGCTACTTGAGGACCATCAGCTTACCGCTTGCCGTCGTTCCGTCGATGTTGAGACGGGCGAAGTAGACGCCCGTCGCGACGGGCCGGCCCGTGCTGTCGAGACCGTCCCACCTGACCTCTCCGGGACCGGCCGGACGGTGGCCGTTGACCAGGGTGCGCACCGCGCGTCCCGAGACGTCGTGGATCGTCACCTCGACACGCCCGCCGCCGGTCGGCACCGTGTAGGCGATCGACGTCGATGCAGCGAACGGGTTCGGTGATGCGGGCCTGAGCGCGAATGCGTACTCGCCGCCCTCCTCGACGCTCGTCTCGACCTGTTCGGCGTCGAACGTGTAGGTCATATCGTTGGCATTGTCCGTCTGGTTCGAGACGACCATCACGACCTCGCTCAGGCCGTCCCAGCCCTCGACGGTGATGTCGCCGTTGCCCCACGGGTTCAGGCTGATGTCACCGTATTCGCTGGTCGTCCCGCCTGACGTCTTCTGCAGTACGGACGCGCCGTTCGGGGTCGAGAGCGTCGCCGGACCGTCGTACGCCAGATGCAGACCGGTCCATCCGGTTCCCGGGTTCGTGAAGCGGATGAAGTTCATGCCCATGTGATCAGGTCGGTAGGTGCTGTACGGCTCGCCGTCGACGATCGGGAACATGCCGAATGTCCGGGTGATCGAGACGAGCGGCCACGAGGCGCCCTCCGAGTAGTGCGCTCCGTCGCAGCGCGAGCCGGTGAACCAGTTCCACATGGCGAACTCGTGGAACTGCTCCTCGATCGTGGTGCCGTAGTTCGCGAGCACCATGTCGAGGTACTGGTAGACCGAGCTGTTGCCGCCGCACGCGTTCCAGTAGTCGCTGACGACGCCGGGGTCGACGTTCTCGGAGAGGAAGATGTTCCAGACACACGTTCCGTAGATCCGGAGCCCCGTGCCGTCCTCCCAGTCGAGCGAACGGTACGTCGAGTTGAAGTAGTAGGGAATGTACTGCGTGTAGTCGTCGATGCTGTCGTAGACCTGCTCCTCGGCCCACACCGCGGTGCACTCCATGTACCAGAGCTCCTCGGTGATGTCGACGGCCATCTGGCACGAGTGGTTGAACTCGTGAGCGACCGTGACCTTCATCGGGTCGGTCGGGTCGGGATAGCCGAAGCCGGCGTAGTCGTTGTCGATGACCACGTAGCTGGTGGCGGCGTTGCCGCTTCCGGTGTAGTAGGTCGGCTGGCAGTAGCCGTAGACACCCGACAGGTTCTGGACGTAGATGTCGTACCGTTCGCACCCCCCGCCGCCGTCGGGGTCACCGGAGTCATCGGCAGGAGGGACGAAGCCCATGGCGGTCACTTCCTGATCGTATACGTACTCTGCCGCCGTGGCGACGGCGTCGCGGTAGGACGTGTTCGGCCAGTTGAGGATCTTGTGGGTGCCGCTCGTGTCGTAGTGGATCCTGAAGTGCTCAGTTGTGATCGACGCATCGCACGATGGGCGCGCACGCATCCGCGTCACGCGATCGGACACGTCGGCCGGGAGCTCCGGAAGTGCCCTGTAGATCTCGAGCGCCATCGGAGTGCCGCTCTTGTCGATGAGGCCGCCCCGAAGATCGGCATCGAGCTCGCCGGACTCGTAGAGAGCCTGCGCCTTCGCCAGGATCAGCTCGCTGATGTTCCCGCCGCG
This DNA window, taken from Candidatus Effluviviaceae Genus V sp., encodes the following:
- a CDS encoding TGS domain-containing protein, producing MEDDAVPMSHKDLRVKIKKETKGRTPDQEIAILRGYLADWPEYKGPYQELGKKLSRRVRELERVIAVRGSREVHEDPFSVRKRGLAQVGLVGLPNAGKSTVFCALSGAPAETATYPYTTLVPNVGMMSVGAYEFELVDLPPLSDDQPVSSLSYAAGLKEAVSNAGLLAVVVDLRTDLELVLWVIGERLTELDTRAVWDPAGAAGIGSGEHARPAVLVATRADEADAGSLDELRTRARGALIFAHPFGEGVRSRIGEALCSFVGRIVIKARNPAEPDDPVDYAVPDGATVLDLAETIHKDLAASAERARIWGPSARHEGQEVGLDHVLSPGDTVEVIER
- a CDS encoding T9SS type A sorting domain-containing protein, translated to MEVRAMRKQLPVLLVVVLVLAVALSAGARMNVEEMTTRRAIEQAFQERGGNISELILAKAQALYESGELDADLRGGLIDKSGTPMALEIYRALPELPADVSDRVTRMRARPSCDASITTEHFRIHYDTSGTHKILNWPNTSYRDAVATAAEYVYDQEVTAMGFVPPADDSGDPDGGGGCERYDIYVQNLSGVYGYCQPTYYTGSGNAATSYVVIDNDYAGFGYPDPTDPMKVTVAHEFNHSCQMAVDITEELWYMECTAVWAEEQVYDSIDDYTQYIPYYFNSTYRSLDWEDGTGLRIYGTCVWNIFLSENVDPGVVSDYWNACGGNSSVYQYLDMVLANYGTTIEEQFHEFAMWNWFTGSRCDGAHYSEGASWPLVSITRTFGMFPIVDGEPYSTYRPDHMGMNFIRFTNPGTGWTGLHLAYDGPATLSTPNGASVLQKTSGGTTSEYGDISLNPWGNGDITVEGWDGLSEVVMVVSNQTDNANDMTYTFDAEQVETSVEEGGEYAFALRPASPNPFAASTSIAYTVPTGGGRVEVTIHDVSGRAVRTLVNGHRPAGPGEVRWDGLDSTGRPVATGVYFARLNIDGTTASGKLMVLK